The segment TCATTCCCGATATCAAACCCAACCACACTCATTCTGGATTCTCACAAACACACAATTGTGCTCTTCAAAAGATCAACGATTACAATACTTACCAACACCTAATTCATTCAAACAAACAATCAGTTCGTATAAAACATAAAAGTCGTAAACATAACTATAAACATTTTACCAGTAGAATTTTGTAACCTAGTTCAGTAATTAATCGATATTCTTAAACTCGGGCCGAGATTGTTAGAGTACCCAAACCATCCACATATGTACACAAACTTCGATCGTTGGGGAGCAAGCAACGCGCAAAATCAATTATCAATATCAAAATATGAACATTATATCAAATGTAGTATTAAGATGAAAGAGGCGTACCTTCTTGAATCTGTGAGTTTTTGTGAAAAATATGTGTTAACTTAATTCGTAAGATAGAACTTAGATAGAGGTCAATTAGTCTTCGGAAAATCCTGATCGTTTTTCGAATTTGAATCGTGATTAAGATAGCGTTTATTAAGGGGTGGATTTTGGCGCCCTGATTTGGACTAACAAAATCGTAAATGCCAGCTGGGATAGACATGAGACATTGATACGAACCGACTAGTTCGGTTCAATGGGATTTATTACCGGATAAGTTACATCTTTGATATCATTCTCTTTGTTAAACCATTATAAAGATAGGGTATTCATCAAAACTATCAAAACTAGTTGGTAGAGGTAAGTGGATAGCGGGAAACGCTAGCGGTTTGTTAAATGTTATGTGAGGTAGCTTTTCGATTTTGGATCGTTATCTTTAAACTAAAGTTAAAATCTTGTAGTGTGAAACGAGACTTTTTGTTCAAAACGAAATGTTTTATCAAACACTAGAAGCTAGAAGCGTCTAAACGCTCCCAAACGTTCCGTCTCAAACACGTCTTATATCTATGTATTTTAAAATGTAAGGTTTGTTCTAGTTTATATTAAACTAAAATATTAGAATGGttgatttgtttatttattagttaataCTAATAGTAATTATCACATTGTGTTTTAATCTAGGGTGAAACTCAGGCGTACCAATGGGCGGGGTAGTTTGGATAATGGTTCAGAGTCTccaatttttatataatttattatgtTAGTATAGAAAAAACATGATATAttgaatgcaaaaaaaaaaatcaccagAGAAAACAAGGGGCATACGATTCTTTTGAAATAATCATCATATTAGGCCTCTCACCACCATTGATCGAAGAACTCTATGATTTGTTCTAAGTTTTGTTGATAATTTGATGCTAGTAACTTGTATTGAATCACCAATGTGTCATCCCTTCGCCCAAAGTGGTTGATTTCATCTCCAAATATGGAGAAAAAAGGATTTGGAACCTTAGTTGGTGAAGAGTTGTACTCTAGCATTTATGACTTCTATATAAGCTTGAGATTATGAACTTGAAACCAAGTGATTTCAGGGTTAATATATGAGTAATTATTTGAAATCGTGATTTGATTGCTATGTGTTTCCAATGGGACTTGTGGAAGTTATGAGCATTAAATGATGATTCTAATGGAATCTGCCATCAGGATGGAAATGAGTGATTTTTCTAAATAAGTTAAATCACTTATGGGTCTTGATTCAATCAAATAAAACTAAAAGTTTTTAGAAATTTGAAATATATTAATCATTGTAGCAAGCTCATGATCACCATAAGTGTGTCTAAGAGTCTAACTCCAATGTTGATATTCAAACCATTTAATAATGTAAGGGAATCGTGATTGGGGAATTGAAATGGAATGAAGTTAAGTACTTAAGTTAGCTATATAAGGATCATCAAGATCACTTGGTGATGAAAAAGTAAACTAGAAACTCGTAATATGTCGTTAGAAACTTAACTCGTTAAGTGTAATGTTGATGTTGTTTAAGTGTATACTTGAACTCAATTGACATTAAGAACTTAAGATATTAAGACACGTTTGAGTTTATGGATAAATTTGTATTGAATACTGATATTTAGAATTGTTTGTACCATCATTAATCATTAGTTAAGTTATATAATGGATGGGGGAAAATGACCAAAGTATAATGCCCAAACACGAAAATCAacattttatgtgtgtgtgtgggggtggGGGGGCTAAAATCGGGCAAACGAATCCGAGAgtataaaatgtttttaaaatggtttAGGAATTAAGACTTAAGAATTGGGTCAATGTCACTACCCAATTTCATTCCAAGGACATGCTCTAATATTACTCACTAGGCTCTCTAAGGCTAACATTATTATTATGACATATTCTCGCAAATAGGGATGATATTTATCGATAGAGACTACTTGGAAATTTAGAAGGCCATAACTTGTGATGTTTTAAAGAGTTGTTGGACCAAATCCCAAAACGTAGGTTTTTAAATTAAGAAACCATTATTTCTTTCAGCATTGAGAAGGAGTCAAGTGGTTTATATACTCCTTAAAAGGAACTTTGTACATATCCTAAGTTTCAAGGGGAAAAAGGTCATCCTATAAGGCTTCATTAATGTTGAATTGGGGGGTTATGTGGATTTGGGGAAGTTCACAACAAGTTATTTGTCTTGATTAAACGAAAAACCATTAGTTGGATGTCCAAATTTTAAAATAGTGTTGTCCTTTCACCCACCCAGGAGGAATATATGGCTATAAAAGAAGCTATCAAGGAACTCGTTTAGTTGAAGAACTTTTGTAACACCCAATTTGAAAGTATTCGATTGGGGTCTCGGAAACCAAAGAGCAGGGGAAATTCAGTCTTTTATGGGTCTCAGGTTTTATCCAGGAGGTTTCGAGGGGAGCGTAGGGCTTTCcgccacctttttgtggatataaagtttaTCGGAAACAGAGTTAGAATGAAGGATTTATGACTCTTTGAAGTTATTGGCGAAAAAGTCCCCTAATGGAAAATAAATAACAAGGAAGGACCATGCATGCAAAATGGAAGGCGCGTGATCATAAGCTGGGTTACGCCCGGTGTATAAAAGGAAATGGTTGTGGGTGTTGTTGGCGTACGTCCAatgtccaaaaaccctaattttagggccaaTCTCTATATAAAGAACTTAATggctcaaccctagcctccttatttGTTCCCCAACCTCAGGGATAACCTAGAACACCTCATCCCCTTATTCTTATGCGGTTTTAACCTTAAGAAGCTCATTTTGGTGGTGTAAGCttagaagaggaaaagaagaagttggcaaggaagaacttgggaagttggagctcatagaatgcttagatctagtgtagtttggttttggagtcattttggtcccaagaatggacctTTATGGTGAAATCTTGTTtgtgagcttagggttgccaccctcagaGCTAAAAGGGTCTCATAAGCAGAAAAGTCTCGATCTTgaatgtcttaatgggttcatgcatgagtaggggtgttcgtttggatggatcggtttgatccgatccaatcacgtgaatccaaattaatttcggtTTTCAGAACGTGAATCCGAATAGTCCATacaaaattcaaatccgatccgaaccaatcaaattacaattcggttggatcggtttttacaattcggttttcaagaagcatgatatttaaaaatatatataacataatactAATCAACTTTAAAATAATTGTTTGGTGAGAATTAAAATTATGAACAACTattaaaatttttattataattcaatattttacaGATAAAAAGCTATTGAAAAGTATACATTAAAGTATTTTATTGGATAATACTTTCTAATCTGTTTAAAAATACAATTTAGCAgataaataaataactaaaagATGTATATTtgaaacaaatatatataaatagacaaataataaactcttattcggtttttttggactattcggttttaattttataaaccgtaaccaatctgaaatccaaaataataattcggttttactggaaacccatccaaaaatccaaaaatccaaaccaaatagtccaatccaaattgtccaattggacaattcggttttatccgaatagtgaacatccctatgcatgagatctagcccttTTCATGGAAGTAGAACATTATctttggagtttgggcttgtttgggccaagtaaagtcaccaagtcagtgactttatggattaagacgtggaAAAGGACCAGGATATGTGATTGTAGCTTCTGAAGTGAAGTATCAAGCACTTAATGAGAAATGGACTTAACAGGAGgtttacgctgagcgtacgtgaAGGTACAGTGTATGCACCACTTAGCCAGTACGCCTAGCATACGTGgatgtacgcccgacgtactctgTCAGTTGGGCCTTGTGCTTTTGGGCCATGCTTtgggtctttgggccttagtagGCCATCAGAAGTTAGATAATTTAGGCCaagaatatgtttgggcttaaggTAAGACCCATTAGAGGGATTGAGCCCAAttgagcaaattgggccattagtggaccaCTAGTGGGCTTAGAAAGCCTACCTACTATTGGGTTTTGTTTTGagatttgggccttagttttggatcatactgagccaggggtaaaatggtcattttaccccatgcatggatcAAGGATTATGGTAAGGgccccaattgctaattgggtatattgctAGGTATTGATGGTTCAGGAAGTGGGCGGGGCAGCAGTTAAGGATTTCTTCAGGAAGCTTTTGcaattgaggtgagttttctcaccataccaatgggtctaatgcaccaaggccggcccattttacgatagttggtatacttggtgtgtagaggtgtgtggctttgttatgcattgatatgtggtagagatagcttctACAGCtagtggtagagatagccttcaaggctaatggtagagatagccttcagCGCtagtggtagagatagcctttgtggctaatggtaaagatagctttatagctaattgatatgcaTTATGGTAAAGGTAGCTTTATAGCtatttgatatgtgttatgtggtagagatagtttttatagctaatatgttatgtggtttgtatgtggggtatgctctaggaaactcactaagcttcgtgcttacaggtttgtttatgatttcaggtacttcagattccaatggcaagggcaaggcttgatggcgcggcATGCACTCTCTCACTGACACTTTATGGGGACACTGATGTttggaataaaagttgtattgacttatgttttgaaaacaattataactAGATTTCTTAATGTATGAGAATATTTTTGCTTAttctaaaatttcaaaatttaattgGGTCTTTACAACTTCCTATCAAGTTTAGGCATGAAACAATAAGATTATGTGCTACATTGTGAGAACCAAAGTATAGTTCACATGGCGAATAATCTAGTGTTTCGTGGGACAAACTGTGAGACTTTCGTGGGTCTAAAATTAGGCACCATTTATGTAACTTACTACTGTATTTCACATGCATTATGAAGGTAAGATACCAGAAtacaatttaaataaaaataaaaacattaaattcTGAAAAGGCCACGCTCATATTGCAACAAAGGAGACCTTCAATCAATCTCATGTTGTCAACATTTGTTAAGAGCCAAATGGCTATATCAAACTCAGAAAGTAGCTAGAAGAAAAGCCTCAGGGGATGAACAAACAAACAGAAATACcaagaataaaaatataaatatatatatatagataattTACTATAATATAGTAGAAAATAAAAACCCGGAATTCTTCATTTCCAGCATCCCATAGCCGACCATATCACTCACTAGAAACAAAAAGTAAACATTGAATTTTATTTTGGGATAATAATAATTGGAAATTGTGGGAGGATAGTTTGGTAATTTAGAGTGAATTTAATTTACCTGTTGTTGGGATGGTTGTGGCTGTTGTTGGAGCTGTGGGTAGCCAGGGTATCCAGGGTAGGCGCCATAGTACATGGTAGGATCTTGAGCAACAGGGGCATATCCGTAAGTTTCATATCCTCCTTGCCCATATCCATAGTACCCACCACCATTGTATTGGCTTTGCTCTACCTGTGGCTGAACAAATTCAACTTTCAATTTTtcttatatattattatattatttaaataaataaaaacaaacaaacctgTTTGTTTGAAGGACTACGGCCCCACGAAAGTCTCACAGTTTGTCCACCAAATTGAGTTCCTTGTAGCATCCGTAACGCTTCCTCAGCGCAGCTTCTGCATCAATATTtctaaaaatgttaaaaaatatattttcgaaATAAGTTACATAATTGGTACCTGTGCAAGGACTTTTTTGTAATTTTACTGGAAACATTTTTGTTACCTGTCAGCAAACTGAACAAATCCACATCGTTTGCCTAACGGGATCTTCACATGGACTAACTGTCCATATTGGCTGAACACCTGCCTAAGATGTTCATCTGTTACATTAGGATCCAAACCACCAACAAAAATCTGCAatcacaaatatttttttttttaaattaggaatTTTTTAAAGGGTAACCAGTTGTCTGATTTTGAAACAAATTACTGACAGTTGTATTATTTGGATCGTCATCATTCTGTGTTCCTTGAGAATTTGGGTATGAAGCtgcaaataaagaaaatataaatgAAAAATACTCAAAAGGAAAATCAATTATCCCTTGCCTCCTTTGCATAACCCCAGGCATCCAACAGCAGATTCGTGCACCAAGAGTTAGAGATGAAAATTGTATTATTTAGTACACTCACATCATAAACTCAAAtggaaaccatttgcatataTTATATTATCTAAATCTCATagaatcatatcataacataaataaTAATGAGAAtagattacatttttggtccctgaataTAGCTGGTTTTTGCAATTTTAGTCCTTATTTGACGTTTTTGTAACGTTTTTTATCCATGTTTCAAGATCTTTTCCGGACCAAAATTGTTAAATTCGGGGACTAAAAATAATTGTATTACTTAAAAAACTGTTACAAGAACCACAAcgaggaccaaaattgcaaaaatcaccTAAACTCAATGACCAAACATATAATTTACTCGGAAAATATTGAATGTATCAAGAAACAAAACCCATGATATTGCACGTCTAAATCAACTAAAGATATAACCTTAACAACTTAGCTTTACCTAATCAATGGAAAATGCCGATTTCTTCAGACACAAAAATGATGGAATATGTTAATATTGCCAACAAAAGATCCCACATTCACTTGATCTTTGCACCTTTCTTTTAGGTAGGTCAAATTCTGTCTCATACATCTATATAATGCTACTTTTACTACTATTTTATAAAACTTCGGCTCTAAGCAACGAGTTTGTGTCAATATCCTTACAATTCTTTCACAGTGTTGTGGTATTTTCGTTGTATTCTTCATGCATGTATGCTTAGTCTTTCTCACCTCAAGTGGCTCAATTACCAAGTAtgttaaacattttatatgttgaagTTTTCtccatatttatatataaaagatcgacttgatataTAGAAAACCACTATTTTAGTTTGTGACTGTGATAATTGCTTAGATGGCAGCATGTATTAATGTTCATAAAACCTTGTAGATAACTGAAAGAGATATATAAAATGGAAGTAGACATAAAAGCTTATGAAGGGGGTAATAATGATCCAGGTATGAAAGTAAAAGAAAGACGTTTCAACGGTTTAAAAGAGAATTTTGGTGGCTGATAAACcagaaataacaaaaaaaaaacgtatAACTGAATGAATAATGATAAGGAATAATGGAATAATGTAACTTGACTGAAAGGAAAGCTGAATATTAAAAGGACttgggaaaaaaaaaaaaaaaggaaagcaGCATAATTTGGCCTTGAGGAACTTAAATAAAAATGGCAAAAGGGCAATTTAATGgcataaaatggaaaactgaccTAAGCAAGGCCACCCACTATAGGGTAACAATTTCTGCTGAAATCATTGCCCGACCCTTTATATGATAGAGCCTCTTGATGCCCTGCTTTGAGACAATACGAGTTTTATATAAGTTTTTGCATTTTGAATATTTTTAAGAGCATTAATGCCCATAATTCTCAAAGCACGGGAAGGAAAGTAATCACTTCGTTAAGTTGGCGTATATGGTTTATCTACAAGAATCAATCGACCACAATCTTGAATTCATAAAACTTAAGAAGCTTGGAATTTGGATAACACAACTACACAAAGAATATCTAATAACACAAACAAATACAAGAATCAATAAAGAAGAGATACTAAACAAATAAAAGCcataaaatttaaaatccaataagattaaaacatatatatagagagagagatagagagaacatGTACCTTTTGGATATTGTTGACTCCCCACACTCTTTTTGTTAGCAGCTGGCCCAATTCGCATTGGTCTGGTTGAACATAATCTTCCATTCATTTCAGTCATGGCACGTATATGCTCACTCTCATCTCCAAATTTCACAAAGCCATAACCTTTTGTGCGCCCTGTGAGCCGATCAGTTACAACTTTTGCACCCTTAACAGAAGGGTAATGAGCCCTAAATGTCTCCTGCAATGTGTAATCTGTAACATCTGCTGCCAAATCCCCAACAAATATAGTGTAATCAGGGGTATCATCTTGTCTTTTTTCACCAGCACCAAATGTAGCCCAGTTCAACCTGAAGAGCTGCTCCACATTGGGCATTAAAGTACCATTATATGCCTGCAGATGCCTTTCAGCACCAGCTCGGTTTACAAACTCAATGAAGCCATAACCCTCAGATTGACCAGAATGCTTGTTACGTATGACTTTTGCAGAAACCACCTGAAAGCATAAAGGATCCTTAGAACTAGATAGCCATATATTGTAGGATCAAGCAGCATGAACAATGCTTTCATCATGCATTCATGGCATAAACTATAACTGACACTGACAATATTGTATGCAAAAGTGTTAAGTTTGAAATAAGAATTAAAAAACAATCTTTTTTCCTCGTGATTACAAGAAAATTTAACACAATATCTGCAATTTAGGGATATATGAACATGGCATTATATAAACAGTATATCATCCATATTTGGACCATTAAAACCCCAATTGTGTCCCCTCTCCCCCACTGCAATTTCTACAATTCTATAAATGTAGAATTCTCGATTGTCTTGGGAATGCATTTAAGGAATCTCTAAATCTCTTTACCCAATAAGAAGACGAAAACTTTGGGATCTAGAATCTAAACAATATAAGATAAACTGTAACTAGATAATTATATGGAAACAGGAAAATTAAATGGTAAAAACCTCGCCAGTCTGAGCAAAACAGCTAAGGAGATACTGTTCATCCATCCAATACTGCAGATCGCCGATCCATAGCGTACGGATCTCATCGGCGCTAGCTGGTTGAGGAGTCGCACCACCTACCGGTGCTACCGCCTGTCCCGTGTACTGAGGCGGAATTGTGGCAGCCGGTGGTGGTTGCTGGTTGTAATTATATATTTGCTGTAACGGTGGTTGTTGCTGGAACTGTTGTTGcggtggttgtggttgttgttgattCATCATCATCCACTGTTGTTGCTGGTACTGAGGGTCCATTAGCGGTGTTGTTGCAGGTTGCATAACGTAACCCTAGAGAGAAAGATCGAGTTTTTGAGAGACAGATTGAATTTGGGAACGAAACGTAGCCCTAATTTAAGAACCAGAACGAGACAGAAAGATCAAAATGAATGATAGACGATATATTTACATAAAACCCCTTTATAAACTTCAACATTTTCTTACTGGCACATACCTATTGAACTTCTTTGTACACACCAATTACTTTTCTAAAAGGCagcaaattttcaaatttaaactttgttaaatatatattttcaaagGACAAttacattatttttattaataacaaaataaaaattcttagatataaaatattataattattttaaatatatgatTAGGGATGCCAGCGGAAGCAAACGGGACAAGAGTTGCATCCCCGCCCCAACCCCCGAAATTTCCTCATCACCCCACCCTCATCCCCACACCAATTGATTTTGGGATATTTTTATGGGTTGTGTTATAAGTACCCTCATTCACTCATATAAATAGACACATCACGAGGGTATACAAACATTATTACACTCACATGGAAGGGGGTACACAACATTAGGGGTATGTATAGAATTGCCTATTTTTTATTGTGCTAAAAGAagtcatttttgggcttaaagaaGCTAACTTCGGGTTTAAATAGTTATTTAGAgcataattttacatgttaaaaacaaaATTGTTATCACATTATTTAGAgcataattttacatgttaaaaatgaAATTGTTATCACATCTCAAAAACgttatactaacaacttaaaaacatgattttttttgctgagtttattatatttatataattaatatatatataatatattaacgagCCCCCCATGTGGTTGGGGACAAGACTGCCCACCCCCGTCCTTGCCACCGAAATTAAAATGGGGGTTAAACTTGTCCTTACCCCagttttttttaacaaatatCATCTATATGGGGTCGGGGTCCTATAGGACTCTTTGACATCCCTATATATGATATGAAAAAACTATACTAAAATTAAATCATATTAATAGCATATACGTGAAGACGCGAGAGAAAAAATAAATTcgatttttgactttttttttctatttttaactattattatatttatttaaattacatatatatatatatatatatatatatatatatatattttaaattcaCATCATCTTATTGATCTCTATCTATAGGTTgcgtgaataaaat is part of the Lactuca sativa cultivar Salinas chromosome 7, Lsat_Salinas_v11, whole genome shotgun sequence genome and harbors:
- the LOC111890918 gene encoding polyadenylate-binding protein RBP45 isoform X2, translated to MQPATTPLMDPQYQQQQWMMMNQQQPQPPQQQFQQQPPLQQIYNYNQQPPPAATIPPQYTGQAVAPVGGATPQPASADEIRTLWIGDLQYWMDEQYLLSCFAQTGEVVSAKVIRNKHSGQSEGYGFIEFVNRAGAERHLQAYNGTLMPNVEQLFRLNWATFGAGEKRQDDTPDYTIFVGDLAADVTDYTLQETFRAHYPSVKGAKVVTDRLTGRTKGYGFVKFGDESEHIRAMTEMNGRLCSTRPMRIGPAANKKSVGSQQYPKASYPNSQGTQNDDDPNNTTIFVGGLDPNVTDEHLRQVFSQYGQLVHVKIPLGKRCGFVQFADRSCAEEALRMLQGTQFGGQTVRLSWGRSPSNKQVEQSQYNGGGYYGYGQGGYETYGYAPVAQDPTMYYGAYPGYPGYPQLQQQPQPSQQQ
- the LOC111890918 gene encoding polyadenylate-binding protein RBP45 isoform X1, which encodes MQPATTPLMDPQYQQQQWMMMNQQQPQPPQQQFQQQPPLQQIYNYNQQPPPAATIPPQYTGQAVAPVGGATPQPASADEIRTLWIGDLQYWMDEQYLLSCFAQTGEVVSAKVIRNKHSGQSEGYGFIEFVNRAGAERHLQAYNGTLMPNVEQLFRLNWATFGAGEKRQDDTPDYTIFVGDLAADVTDYTLQETFRAHYPSVKGAKVVTDRLTGRTKGYGFVKFGDESEHIRAMTEMNGRLCSTRPMRIGPAANKKSVGSQQYPKASYPNSQGTQNDDDPNNTTIFVGGLDPNVTDEHLRQVFSQYGQLVHVKIPLGKRCGFVQFADRSCAEEALRMLQGTQFGGQTVRLSWGRSPSNKQPQVEQSQYNGGGYYGYGQGGYETYGYAPVAQDPTMYYGAYPGYPGYPQLQQQPQPSQQQ
- the LOC111890918 gene encoding polyadenylate-binding protein RBP45 isoform X3, whose protein sequence is MQPATTPLMDPQYQQQQWMMMNQQQPQPPQQQFQQQPPLQQIYNYNQQPPPAATIPPQYTGQAVAPVGGATPQPASADEIRTLWIGDLQYWMDEQYLLSCFAQTGEVVSAKVIRNKHSGQSEGYGFIEFVNRAGAERHLQAYNGTLMPNVEQLFRLNWATFGAGEKRQDDTPDYTIFVGDLAADVTDYTLQETFRAHYPSVKGAKVVTDRLTGRTKGYGFVKFGDESEHIRAMTEMNGRLCSTRPMRIGPAANKKSVGSQQYPKASYPNSQGTQNDDDPNNTTIFVGGLDPNVTDEHLRQVFSQYGQLVHVKIPLGKRCGFVQFADR
- the LOC111890918 gene encoding polyadenylate-binding protein RBP45 isoform X4 is translated as MQPATTPLMDPQYQQQQWMMMNQQQPQPPQQQFQQQPPLQQIYNYNQQPPPAATIPPQYTGQAVAPVGGATPQPASADEIRTLWIGDLQYWMDEQYLLSCFAQTGEVVSAKVIRNKHSGQSEGYGFIEFVNRAGAERHLQAYNGTLMPNVEQLFRLNWATFGAGEKRQDDTPDYTIFVGDLAADVTDYTLQETFRAHYPSVKGAKVVTDRLTGRTKGYGFVKFGDESEHIRAMTEMNGRLCSTRPMRIGPAANKKSVGSQQYPKDILCVVVLSKFQAS